The proteins below come from a single Drosophila suzukii chromosome X, CBGP_Dsuzu_IsoJpt1.0, whole genome shotgun sequence genomic window:
- the Dbct gene encoding lipoamide acyltransferase component of branched-chain alpha-keto acid dehydrogenase complex, mitochondrial — protein sequence MATHLLRNGATCWLLRNCISRQATLRRSLHVTSSLDKSVSFNLSDIGEGIREVTVKEWFVKVGDTVEQFDNLCEVQSDKASVTITSRYDGKITKIYHNIDEIALVGKPLVDFDVLDEEGDDAEDSSSSSASSESSASETAREKLIGAAATSTGGRVITPATPSVRRLAKEHQLDLAKVPATGKNGRVLKGDILEFLGQVPPGTNVPHPTLATNKPEASSAPAASAPISVPADRVEVLKGVRKAMLKSMTKSLKIPHFAYSDEIDMTQLVQFRSQLQAVAKENGVPKLTFMPFCIKAASVALSKYPIINSSLDLASESLIFKGAHNISVAIDTPHGLVVPNIKNCQAKNIIEIAKELNALVERGRTGSLSPADFADGTFSLSNIGVIGGTYTHPCIMAPQVAIGAMGRTKAVPRFNDKDEVVKAYIMSVSWSADHRVIDGVTMASFSNVWKQYLEQPALFLLH from the exons ATGGCAACACACCTGCTCCGCAATGGCGCTACCTGTTGGCTGCTCAGGAACTGCATTTCCCGCCAGGCGACG TTGAGACGCAGCCTGCATGTGACCTCCAGTCTGGATAAGTCGGTCTCCTTTAACCTCAGCGACATCGGGGAGGGCATTCGCGAGGTGACCGTCAAGGAGTGGTTCGTGAAGGTGGGCGACACTGTGGAGCAGTTCGACAATCTCTGCGAGGTGCAATCGGACAAGGCTTCGGTGACCATCACCAGTCGCTATGATGGCAAGATAACCAAGATTTACCACAACATTGATGAGATTGCCTTGGTTGGCAAGCCTCTGGTGGATTTTGATGTGCTAGATGAGGAGGGCGATGACGCAGAGGACTCATCCTCCTCCTCTGCATCCTCCGAAAGTTCTGCTAGCGAAACGGCGCGGGAGAAACTAATTGGAGCAGCCGCCACGTCCACTGGCGGTCGTGTGATCACTCCCGCTACGCCATCTGTACGTCGCctggccaaggaacaccagTTGGATCTCGCCAAGGTGCCGGCGACGGGCAAGAATGGTCGTGTGCTCAAGGGTGATATCCTGGAGTTCCTAGGACAGGTGCCTCCGGGTACAAATGTGCCACATCCCACACTGGCGACCAATAAGCCAGAGGCTTCTTCTGCACCCGCTGCTTCTGCTCCTATTTCAGTGCCCGCTGATCGCGTAGAGGTGCTTAAGGGAGTGCGTAAGGCCATGCTTAAATCGATGACTAAATCCCTG AAAATTCCGCACTTTGCGTATAGCGATGAGATTGACATGACCCAGCTGGTGCAATTCCGCAGCCAACTCCAGGCGGTGGCCAAAGAGAATGGCGTCCCTAAACTCACGTTCATGCCGTTTTGCATTAAGGCCGCCAGCGTTGCGCTTTCCAAGTATCCCATTATTAACAGCTCCCTGGACTTAGCCAGCGAATCGCTGATCTTTAAGGGTGCCCACAACATCAGCGTGGCTATCGATACGCCGCATGGTCTGGTGGTCCCAAACATCAAGAACTGCCAGGCGAAGAACATCATCGAGATAGCCAAGGAGCTGAACGCACTGGTGGAGCGCGGACGCACTGGCTCCCTGTCCCCAGCGGACTTTGCTGACGGCACTTTCTCGCTGTCCAACATCGGAGTT ATTGGTGGCACTTACACGCACCCCTGCATTATGGCGCCCCAGGTGGCCATCGGTGCGATGGGAAGGACCAAGGCGGTGCCCCGTTTCAATGACAAGGATGAGGTGGTCAAGGCGTATATAATGAGCGTGAGCTGGTCCGCCGACCATCGCGTTATCGACGGCGTGACCATGGCCAGTTTCTCGAACGTGTGGAAGCAGTACTTGGAGCAGCCGGCCCTCTTCCTGCTGCACTAG